In Oryza brachyantha chromosome 1, ObraRS2, whole genome shotgun sequence, the following are encoded in one genomic region:
- the LOC121054009 gene encoding CBL-interacting protein kinase 17-like: MSEVADTDGCPGKRDQRGKRSSAEFFPERRKEAFEQLIDGVSYCHDKGVYHGDLKPENVLVDKKGNIKISDFGLTAFTSHNDGLLHTTCVSPNYIAPEFLQNKGYNGSLSDIWSCGVILYIMLVGYLPFDDQNIVVVCQKGSGFSQSKVV, encoded by the exons ATGTCGGAGGTGGCTGATACTGATGGTTGTCCCGGTAAAAGGGATCAGCGTGGTAAGCGTTCCTCGGCGGAGTTCTTTCCTG AAAGAAGGAAGGAGGCTTTTGAGCAGTTAATTGATGGTGTAAGCTACTGCCATGATAAGGGAGTCTACCACGGAGACCTCAAG CCTGAAAACGTTCTTGTGGACAAAAAAGGCAACATCAAAATCTCTGATTTTGGTCTCACTGCTTT TACTTCTCACAATGATGGATTACTGCATACTACTTGTGTTAGCCCCAACTATATTGCCCCTGAG TTTTTGCAGAATAAAGGATATAATGGATCCTTGTCGGACATCTGGTCTTGTGGAGTAATCCTTTACATCATGCTTGTAGGATATCTTCCATTTGATGACCAAAATATTGTTGTTGTTTGTCAGAAAGGTAGTggtttttctcaatctaaagtAGTATGA